A genomic region of Gimesia chilikensis contains the following coding sequences:
- a CDS encoding DUF1559 family PulG-like putative transporter → MKRMSANSSRRGFSLTDLVVVIVVSCLLFALVLPAVPTSGLAARKVQCLNRLRNIGLAVVNYSSGANSHLPLLVETNLDPSLVTVPHANTGKNDVNWCITVLPYLDAVMFRLRWDQAATQAARFDADDTQLKILADLQKQVFPIFVCPNDPLNDEPGALSYVANVGYVTANYNTAGDRMHRPDSADGGLDGDVTTIADIPVKFASGVFWRPYSTRMSLDIISAGDGLTQTLMLSENLQAGNWSSTDTGSLGFGIDMQGVYPKGSVSLVLPIVFDLKNTTAGTDSRIGANLSAPKSQAWRPSSNHPSGAVNVIFCDGSGKSLTPEMDPAVYARLLTPTGLRYGQTEVDGSSF, encoded by the coding sequence ATGAAGCGGATGAGTGCTAATTCTTCGCGGCGGGGGTTCTCGCTGACAGATCTGGTCGTTGTGATTGTAGTCAGCTGCCTCCTGTTCGCATTAGTTCTTCCTGCTGTCCCTACCAGTGGACTCGCTGCCAGAAAAGTACAATGTTTGAATCGTCTGCGAAACATTGGACTGGCAGTGGTGAATTATTCATCAGGCGCTAATTCACATCTGCCTCTGCTGGTTGAAACAAATTTGGATCCGTCCCTGGTGACGGTGCCTCACGCAAATACAGGTAAGAATGATGTCAACTGGTGTATCACAGTGCTCCCTTACCTGGATGCGGTCATGTTCAGACTAAGATGGGATCAGGCGGCGACTCAGGCAGCGCGATTTGATGCTGATGATACTCAGTTAAAGATCCTGGCAGATTTACAGAAGCAGGTGTTCCCGATTTTTGTCTGCCCGAATGACCCCTTGAACGATGAGCCAGGGGCGCTTTCTTATGTCGCCAATGTGGGTTATGTGACCGCTAATTATAATACTGCAGGTGACAGGATGCACCGTCCCGACAGCGCCGATGGCGGGCTGGATGGCGACGTGACAACGATTGCAGACATCCCGGTGAAGTTCGCTTCCGGAGTTTTCTGGCGCCCTTATTCGACTCGCATGTCACTTGATATCATCTCGGCAGGAGATGGACTGACCCAGACTTTGATGCTCTCTGAAAATCTTCAGGCAGGCAACTGGTCGTCGACCGATACAGGCAGTCTGGGATTTGGCATCGATATGCAGGGCGTCTATCCGAAGGGATCTGTGTCACTCGTTTTACCGATCGTATTTGATTTGAAAAACACGACAGCGGGGACCGATTCGCGAATCGGCGCGAATTTGAGTGCTCCCAAATCGCAGGCCTGGCGTCCCAGTTCCAACCATCCCAGTGGTGCAGTAAATGTCATTTTCTGTGATGGCAGTGGTAAATCACTCACGCCTGAAATGGACCCTGCTGTCTATGCCAGACTACTGACTCCGACAGGGCTGCGTTATGGCCAGACAGAAGTGGATGGTTCTTCCTTCTGA
- a CDS encoding DUF1559 family PulG-like putative transporter — MQIQKTKRPERNGFSLTELIVVIVIIVILVALTLPALESARAPSRKIACLNRMRNVGLAVVNFSSGANAELPLLVDPNMSVSTEDAPNPQATHDDLTWCTTILPFLDNIGFRQRWDETASQASSATMNAEAVSLLTNLNATRFPVFTCPDDAANTEQGALSYVANVGYVTSHYNTATDRAHRPDSADGGLDGDIKTTADIPVKFATGVFWRPYTSRMSLDFISQKGDGLRQTLMLSENLQAGNWSSTDTGSLGFGIDMQGMYSSGTTQLTLPTDFTLENATTSTDSRIGSQTGAKKSQAWRPSSNHPGGVVNVIFCDGSGRSLSPDIDPGIYARLITPAGQPNGQSELDEDSF, encoded by the coding sequence ATGCAGATTCAAAAAACAAAACGACCGGAGCGAAACGGTTTCTCACTGACCGAATTAATTGTGGTGATCGTGATTATTGTAATCCTGGTGGCACTGACTCTACCCGCGCTGGAAAGCGCCCGGGCTCCCTCCAGAAAAATAGCCTGCCTGAATAGGATGCGAAACGTGGGCCTGGCTGTCGTTAACTTCTCCTCCGGAGCAAATGCGGAACTGCCGCTGCTGGTGGATCCGAATATGAGCGTTTCTACCGAGGATGCCCCCAATCCACAGGCGACTCATGATGACCTCACCTGGTGCACAACGATTCTGCCTTTCCTGGATAACATCGGTTTTCGCCAGCGCTGGGATGAGACCGCCAGCCAGGCTTCCAGTGCCACGATGAATGCAGAAGCGGTTTCGTTACTGACGAATCTGAATGCGACACGTTTCCCCGTCTTCACCTGCCCTGACGACGCGGCGAACACAGAACAGGGGGCACTCTCTTATGTCGCGAATGTGGGTTATGTAACCTCTCATTATAATACCGCGACTGACAGAGCGCACCGTCCCGACAGTGCCGACGGCGGGCTGGATGGCGACATCAAGACAACAGCAGACATCCCGGTGAAATTTGCCACCGGAGTTTTCTGGCGACCTTATACATCCCGCATGTCACTCGACTTCATCTCCCAGAAAGGGGATGGTCTGAGGCAGACACTGATGCTCTCAGAAAATCTGCAGGCGGGCAACTGGTCGTCCACCGACACCGGCAGTCTCGGTTTTGGCATCGACATGCAGGGCATGTATTCCAGCGGCACAACTCAACTCACACTGCCAACGGATTTCACTCTGGAGAATGCCACAACCTCGACGGACTCCCGCATTGGATCCCAGACCGGCGCGAAAAAAAGTCAGGCCTGGCGGCCCAGTTCAAATCACCCCGGTGGTGTCGTGAATGTCATCTTCTGTGATGGCAGTGGAAGATCGCTAAGCCCAGATATTGATCCAGGAATCTACGCCCGACTCATCACTCCAGCGGGACAACCAAACGGCCAGTCAGAGCTTGACGAAGATTCCTTCTGA